AACCGAAGAGGTGCAGAAGCAAACCGGTTTAGGTGCTATTCCAGTGATAGCTGTTGCCGGACATGATACTGGTTCGGCTGTTGCGGCTGTGCCGGCATTAAATAAGAATTTTGCTTATTTGAGTAGCGGAACTTGGTCGTTGATGGGTGTGGAAATAGATACCCCTATTGTTACCGCTGAAACAGAAGCGCTGAATTTTACCAATGAAGGTGGAGTAGAAGGTACTATTCGTCTTCTGAAAAATATTTGTGGAATGTGGCTCTTGGAGCGTTGCCGGGCAGAATGGGGCGAAACATCGTATCCTGATTTGATTGCTGAGGCTAAAGCTGCTGAACCTTTCCGTAGTATTATTAATCCCGATGATGCCGTTTTTGCTAATCCTTCTCACATGGAAAAAGCAATTTGTCTTTATTGTGAAAAGACCGGCCAACCTATTCCTGATACTCGAGCTCGTATTGTTCGCTGTATCTTTGAAAGTCTGGCACTTCGCTATCGTCAGGTATTGGAAAACCTTATTAAACTTTCTCCTCGACCTGTGGAAGCTCTTCATGTTATCGGTGGTGGAAGTAAAAATGATCTATTAAATCAATTTACGGCAAATTCTACAGGGACAACGGTAATTGCCGGACCTTCCGAAGCAACGGCTATTGGTAATGTCATGGTACAGGCTATGGCAGCTAAAGTAGCTGGTAGTATTGCTGAAATGAGAAAACAAATAAATGCTTCTATTCCGTTGACTGCTTTCCAACCGGAAAATTCTGCTGCATGGGATGCTGCATATACTAAATATCTTGCCATTATAGATTAAATATAAAAACAAAAAATTAAAGGATTATATCATGAAAGAAGAATTGATTAAAAAGGCCTATGACGTTGCGGTAGAACGTTATGCTGCTGTTGGCGTAGATGCTGATAAAGCAATAGAAAAATTACAGAAAATTTCTCTCTCATTACATTGTTGGCAAGCTGATGACGTAACAGGTTTTGAAAATCCCGACGGACAGTTGTCTGGTGGTATCCAAGCTACGGGAAATCACCCGGGTAAAGCTCGTAACATCGAAGAGTTGCGTGCGGATATTCTTAAAGCTGCTAGCTATATTCCTGGAACTCACCGTTTGAATCTGCATGCTACTTATGGTGATTTCGGTGGTAAGTTCGTTGATCGTGACCAAATTGAACCGAAACATTTTGAGAGCTGGATGCAGTGGGGAAAAGAGAATGGAATGAAACTTGATTTCAATTCTACTTCATTTTCACATCCTAAGAGTGGCAGTCTCTCTTTATCTAATCCGGATGATGCTATCCGCAATTTCTGGATAGAACATACTAAACGTAGTCGTGCTATTGCTGAGGCGATGGGTCAATATCAAGGAGATCCTTCTATTATGAACCTCTGGATTCATGATGGTAGCAAAGATCAGACTGTGAACCGTTTACGCTATCGTGAACTGTTGAAGCAATCGCTTGATGAAGTTTTTGCTACGAAGTATGATAACATGAAGGACTGCATTGAAGCTAAGCTGTTTGGTATTGGTGCAGAAAGTTATACTGTTGGTTCTTACGATTTCTATTTGGGATATGGTGCGAAGAATAATAAGATGGTGACTTTGGATACCGGTCACTTCCATTTGACAGAAAGTATTGCAGATAAAATACCTTCTCTGCTACTCTTTACCCCTGAAATAATGTTGCACGTAAGCCGCCCTGTTCGTTGGGATAGTGACCATGTAACCATTATGAATGATGATACATTGGAT
This is a stretch of genomic DNA from uncultured Bacteroides sp.. It encodes these proteins:
- a CDS encoding L-rhamnose isomerase, whose product is MMKEELIKKAYDVAVERYAAVGVDADKAIEKLQKISLSLHCWQADDVTGFENPDGQLSGGIQATGNHPGKARNIEELRADILKAASYIPGTHRLNLHATYGDFGGKFVDRDQIEPKHFESWMQWGKENGMKLDFNSTSFSHPKSGSLSLSNPDDAIRNFWIEHTKRSRAIAEAMGQYQGDPSIMNLWIHDGSKDQTVNRLRYRELLKQSLDEVFATKYDNMKDCIEAKLFGIGAESYTVGSYDFYLGYGAKNNKMVTLDTGHFHLTESIADKIPSLLLFTPEIMLHVSRPVRWDSDHVTIMNDDTLDLAKEIVRCDALDKVHIGLDYFDASINRIGAYVVGSRATQKCFMQAMLEPLAKLREYEANDQLFERLALLEESKALPWNAVWDMFCLRNNVPVGEDFITEVQKYENEVTSKRN
- a CDS encoding rhamnulokinase family protein translates to MKHCFFAVDLGATSGRTILGSLSDKGLELEEVNRFPNPLIEVGGHFYWDIYALYQHIVDGLKLAAQREVKITSIGIDTWGVDFVCFGADGHVLRQPYAYRDPHTNGAPEAFFSRVPRNKVYELTGIQVMNFNSLFQLDTLRRNEDSALAAAKKILFIPDALSYMLSGEMVTEYTIATTAQLVNAQTRKLEPELLASVGLSEDHFGRFVYPGETIGVLTEEVQKQTGLGAIPVIAVAGHDTGSAVAAVPALNKNFAYLSSGTWSLMGVEIDTPIVTAETEALNFTNEGGVEGTIRLLKNICGMWLLERCRAEWGETSYPDLIAEAKAAEPFRSIINPDDAVFANPSHMEKAICLYCEKTGQPIPDTRARIVRCIFESLALRYRQVLENLIKLSPRPVEALHVIGGGSKNDLLNQFTANSTGTTVIAGPSEATAIGNVMVQAMAAKVAGSIAEMRKQINASIPLTAFQPENSAAWDAAYTKYLAIID